One segment of Plasmodium vivax chromosome 14, whole genome shotgun sequence DNA contains the following:
- a CDS encoding RNA pseudouridylate synthase, putative (encoded by transcript PVX_124025A) yields the protein MLVAGGVRWRGQKLKGCLHSWGGQIRRQISDKITKEVITHSYDRKKYEQNVHMYDTCKSYVDAKQKTFYDYLKEETPILLPTIRGGRHAPPRKRNKGDEVELGGCTQGGTPTGGHCDPTGSEQVKVKYLCEYKKWSRLISKRGSNNRAVEEDAEGEIHMAAANYEEEKTGEKLTHEIAPQISGEKKNHMSDALTHTPDGLTHISDELKHIRIDNSKLFRPSEKAEGCLEMKVTEYCWHEGLCSSRFAFNNLRRGIIQVNGQVVFQNVSISPGKDRVELTKAGRELLRNKNVTIILNKPKYYLSILNDHKTNKKLLARNLIRNENKFIEEEHKCMSYFINRNLNIEKVNKLYVCGRLDANSTGLLVFTQNTLICSYLLNRYKYLVEKEYIVEAADPIEEVHMKRLRENALVDGKLIYKCRIQYVDCFTLSFTLYQGFHKIIRKLCLLSNIKIRALHRVRIGGIHLKGLPLGKWRFLMPNESFFL from the coding sequence ATGCTCGTAGCGGGGGGTGTCCGATGGAGAGGCCAGAAACTGAAGGGCTGCTTACACAGCTGGGGAGGACAAATACGCAGACAGATCAGTGACAAAATAACCAAAGAAGTAATAACGCACAGTTAtgataggaaaaaatatgaacagaaTGTACACATGTACGACACGTGCAAAAGCTATGTGGACGCCAAACAGAAGACCTTTTACGACTACCTTAAGGAGGAGACGCCCATACTACTGCCCACCAtacggggggggcggcatGCTCCCCCTCGGAAAAGGAACAAGGGGGATGAAGTGGAACTGGGTGGCTGCACACAAGGAGGGACCCCAACGGGAGGGCACTGTGACCCCACGGGGAGTGAACAGGTAAAGGTAAAATACCTGTGCGAGTACAAAAAGTGGAGTAGGCTCAtaagcaaaaggggcagcaaTAATCGTGCGGTCGAGGAAGACGCAGAAGGGGAAATCCATATGGCCGCCGCGAActatgaagaggaaaagacgGGGGAAAAACTCACACATGAGATAGCCCCACAGATTAGCGGCGAAAAGAAGAACCACATGAGTGATGCTCTAACGCACACCCCCGATGGGCTTACACACATCAGTGACGAGCTAAAGCACATACGCATCGACAACAGTAAGCTGTTCCGCCCAAGTGAGAAGGCGGAAGGATGCCTCGAAATGAAGGTAACCGAGTACTGCTGGCACGAAGGGCTGTGCAGCTCCAGATTCGCTTTCAACAATTTGAGGAGAGGCATCATCCAAGTCAACGGTCAGGTAGTGTTCCAAAATGTATCAATTTCCCCGGGGAAGGACAGGGTGGAGCTAACCAAAGCTGGCAGAGAACTCCTGAGGAACAAAAACGTAACCATCATTTTGAACAAGCCAAAATATTACCTGTCCATTTTGAATGACCACAagacaaataaaaaactgcTAGCCAGAAATTTAAtaagaaatgaaaataaattcattgaGGAGGAACACAAATGTAtgagttattttattaacagAAATTTGAACATCGAAAAGGTCAATAAGTTATATGTGTGTGGAAGGCTGGATGCCAACTCCACTGGCCTCCTAGTCTTTACGCAGAATACCCTCATCTGCAGTTATTTGCTAAACAGGTACAAATACCTAGTGGAAAAGGAATACATAGTCGAAGCGGCCGACCCGATAGAAGAAGTTCATATGAAACGTTTGCGCGAAAATGCCCTGGTGGATGGTAAGCTGATATATAAATGCCGCATACAGTACGTGGACTGCTTTACGCTGTCCTTTACGCTTTACCAGggttttcataaaattattaggAAGCTGTGCCTCCTTTCCAACATCAAAATTAGGGCCCTGCACAGGGTCAGGATTGGTGGCATTCACCTGAAGGGTTTGCCCCTCGGCAAGTGGCGCTTCCTCATGCCCAAcgagtctttttttttgtaa
- a CDS encoding hypothetical protein, conserved (encoded by transcript PVX_124035A) has translation MKIDLELIKRKSEHNEGLLEELEEVALHQLQIKKIEFLNTHCRNLKILLLQNNLIERIENLHQLKKLEYLNLALNNITLVENLHGCESLRKLDLTLNFIDVLSIEASVKNLKRNENLRELYLMGNPCAKWQHLKLFVVLHLEQLQVLDGSDILTSDRIMARQRSETVRNSLQDEREKQKQKGSGHSEHYDSINQRKEIYEEIEREEVQNAQTDERKGRPPRDVPPVYTDEGDIRQCNEGHYKFLFDEYSSSKHTLLKLFLPKYLCSSLIQVDVNVHYVRCVIKDKLFQVKLSDAVLTDLTKISRKKYTGELHIKMTKKSYKGNKIFEGDSISEGGAPPRSSSTASASSASSASSTSSASSSSSASSTASFFKKEYPIHANRRRRAASSSLALPSEAKGDFLLQAKETKYSSSVVKAIPSLEKIPKSSLPNMEMAPYHK, from the exons ATGAAGATCGACTTGGAGCTGATCAAACGGAAGAGCGAGCACAACGAGGGGCTGCTGGAGGAGCTGGAGGAAGTGGCCCTGCACCAGctccaaataaaaaaaattgaattccTTAACACCCACTGCAGAAACTTAAAAATACTGCTGctgcaaaataatttaattgaaAGGATAGAGAACCTGCACCAGCTGAAGAAGCTGGAGTACCTGAACCTCGCCCTGAACAACATCACGCTGGTGGAGAACCTGCACGGCTGCGAGTCGCTACGCAAG CTGGACTTGACCCTAAACTTCATCGACGTGTTATCCATCGAAGCATCTGTGAAGAACTTGAAGAGGAATGAAAACCTGAGAGAGCTGTACCTCATGGGCAACCCCTGTGCGAAGTGGCAACACTTAAAGCTGTTCGTCGTTCTACACCTGGAGCAGCTGCAAGTTTTAGATGGCTCCGACATCCTCACGTCAGATAGGATAATGGCTAGACAGAGGAGCGAAACCGTTAGGAACTCTTTACAAGACGAAAGGGAGAAAcagaagcaaaaggggagtgGGCACAGCGAGCACTACGACAGTATCAATCAGAGAAAGGAAATTTACGAGGAGATAGAGAGGGAAGAAGTACAGAACGCGCAGACGGATGAGCGGAAGGGGAGGCCCCCGAGGGACGTGCCGCCCGTCTACACTGACGAGGGGGACATTCGCCAGTGCAACGAAG GGCACTACAAGTTCCTCTTCGACGAGTACTCCAGCAGCAAGCACACCCTTCTGAAGCTCTTCCTCCCCAAGTACCTCTGCAGCTCCCTTATCCAAGTGGACGTGAATGTGCATTACGTCCGCTGCGTAATCAAAGACAAGCTCTTCCAAGTCAAACTGAGCGATGCCGTTTTAACAGACCTCACCAAAATTTcgaggaaaaaatacactgGGGAGTTGCACATCAAAATGACGAAGAAAAGTTATAAggggaataaaatttttgaggGGGACTCTATCAGCGAGGGGGGTGCCCCTCCCCGTTCGTCTTCCACCGCGTCCgcttcgtctgcttcgtctgcttcgtctacttcctccgcttcctcctcctcgtccgcttcttccacggcgtccttcttcaaaaaggagtACCCAATCCACGCCAACCGGCGGAGACGCGCAGCCAGTTCTTCCCTGGCCCTGCCCAGCGAAGCCAAAGGCGACTTCCTTCTGCAGGCGAAAGAAACCAAGTACTCCTCCTCCGTGGTGAAGGCCATTCCTTCGCTGGAGAAAATTCCCAAGAGCAGCCTCCCTAACATGGAAATGGCCCCTTATCACAAATGA
- a CDS encoding hypothetical protein, conserved (encoded by transcript PVX_124030A), whose amino-acid sequence MFNIYTRGFSKKAGWSWIKNRRGRKKILSFAYPPKERSSIVKLTDESDKLVFVCNGKLRNSFMTTVKSMKETKCVVKNDTICTPCLVVSKAKCHTLLESFTYDEILHLEKLAPRILQAFEEAQSRVQQDGQNRVLSKHEAVKFRLVE is encoded by the coding sequence ATGTTCAACATATATACTCGCGGATTCTCCAAGAAGGCCGGTTGGTCGTGGATAAAAAAcaggaggggaaggaaaaaaatactttcATTTGCATACCCGCCGAAGGAAAGAAGCAGCATCGTGAAGCTGACGGACGAAAGTGACAAGCTAGTGTTCGTATGCAACGGAAAATTAAGAAACTCCTTCATGACAACGGTGAAAAGTAtgaaagaaacaaaatgtgTAGTGAAGAACGACACCATTTGCACGCCATGTTTGGTGGTATCAAAGGCGAAGTGCCACACCCTACTGGAGAGCTTCACCTACGATGAGATTCTTCACTTGGAAAAATTGGCACCCCGCATTTTGCAAGCGTTTGAAGAGGCGCAAAGCAGGGTACAGCAAGATGGGCAAAACAGAGTGCTCAGTAAGcacgaagcggtgaagttTAGGCTGGTCGAGTAG
- a CDS encoding hypothetical protein, conserved (encoded by transcript PVX_124040A), which translates to MIRRGRIVATAISPLFSTSRKVQTSVGRTPRNKHSPNHHDDWSPLNDDLSFLNDDIKHNLYRLKCIEQKKIKTDRIVYKKILKDLLKKKESFVANDMVEFLYILMFNDLYHLDICSNFFFHFYNRCVCSGRYLEGVHVNSVVHLIFSFYVFEGYGFLGGSAKRGGPNMGVANLGANRETPKVVTPTTRYREYHRNEAHMSFHLYTHLAPFIHAHMEHINKSHLVKMLLVLSQFTSNWGATAFLQSESREEAEEKCGLKNVGINLFPLIESFAEKIDIAKDIKRAYSPETITEKEMKKKKGKYLHMIDNSSKNFIYIDDESNNNKLVCLFFFVLSKLFFPVCPSFLLHGGGALEGSLSPTGGKKNGDGTTEAHTPFCTDEKATLRSCEKIKFTLVDMFMSHYRQVEMRNHVFYRNVDTQRSGVENYETYKNNILKAMRKYVFLDEIYSLGVHYKVVFFKAIYSLHFFQFPFLRHVYEIHSYVSGSNVDHMDYSERLHFSGEGGGDGSGHGSGDGSGDLEGERAEPHHPQKRCDERAKNTIVELAKRGDVFNNAYVNLLNEIEGDIKNCSPEEALNTLLQLHLLRFVDNHFVLPLISKLCNSTDKLRNEQKKKMNVIIMSLLSFLSPHIASIESIQAGPLCDVNVFNHTYCSNDVYVGHLQRLREFVQLLHDKQIFKRKRKELLSWSNYKCV; encoded by the coding sequence ATGATAAGACGAGGAAGGATCGTGGCTACAGCTATAAGCCCCCTTTTCAGCACGAGCAGAAAGGTCCAAACGTCCGTGGGGAGGACCCCCAGGAACAAGCACTCGCCGAACCATCACGATGACTGGAGCCCCCTGAACGACGACCTAAGCTTCCTAAACGATGACATCAAACATAATTTGTACCGGCTAAAATGCAtcgagcagaaaaaaataaaaacggacCGCATTGtgtataagaaaatattaaaggaccttttgaaaaaaaaggaaagtttTGTGGCCAACGATATGGTAGAATTTTTGTATATACTTATGTTTAACGATTTGTACCACCTAGACATAtgctccaattttttttttcatttttataaccGGTGTGTGTGCTCCGGGAGGTACCTGGAGGGTGTGCACGTGAACAGCGTGGTTCACCTGATCTTCTCGTTTTACGTGTTTGAGGGGTATGGCTTCTTGGGGGGGTCAGCAAAGAGGGGCGGCCCCAATATGGGGGTGGCCAATTTGGGGGCCAACCGGGAGACCCCCAAAGTGGTAACCCCCACCACACGGTACCGCGAATACCACCGCAACGAAGCGCACATGAGCTTCCACCTCTACACCCACCTCGCACCATTCATTCACGCGCACATGGAGCACATAAACAAAAGCCACCTGGTTAAGATGTTGCTGGTCCTTTCCCAGTTCACGTCCAACTGGGGCGCCACTGCATTTCTGCAGAGTGAAAGCAGAGAGGAGGCAGAAGAGAAATGCGGCTTGAAAAACGTGGGGATAAATTTATTCCCCCTGATCGAATCCTTCgcagaaaaaattgacataGCGAAGGATATAAAAAGGGCGTATTCCCCAGAAACGATAActgaaaaggaaatgaaaaaaaaaaaaggaaaatactTACACATGATTGATAACTcgagtaaaaattttatttacattgaCGATGAGTCAAATAACAACAAATTGGTatgcctcttctttttcgttttgtcaaaattgtttttccccgtttGTCCGAGTTTCCTCCTACACGGGGGAGGCGCTCTGGAGGGGAGTCTTTCCCccacggggggaaaaaaaaacggggatGGTACGACGGAAGCACACACTCCCTTCTGCACAGATGAAAAGGCAACCCTCAGGagttgcgaaaaaataaaattcaccCTCGTGGATATGTTTATGAGCCATTACAGGCAAGTCGAAATGCGCAATCACGTTTTCTATCGAAACGTAGACACACAGAGGAGCGGCGTGGAAAACTACGAaacgtataaaaataacattttgaagGCCATGCGGAAATATGTTTTCCTTGATGAGATttacagcttgggggtgcaCTACAAGGTGGTGTTTTTCAAGGCCATTTATtcgctgcatttttttcagttcccctttttgcgccaCGTGTATGAGATTCACTCGTATGTGAGCGGCAGCAACGTGGACCACATGGACTACAGCGAGCGGCTGCATTTTAGCGGCGAGGGGGGTGGTGATGGGAGCGGCCATGGGAGTGGTGATGGGAGCGGCGATCTGGAGGGGGAGCGGGCCGAGCCACATCACCCCCAAAAGAGATGCGACGAACGGGCGAAAAACACAATCGTGGAGCTCGCCAAAAGAGGGGACGTCTTCAACAATGCGTACGTAAACCTACTGAACGAAATCGAAGGCGACATAAAAAACTGCTCCCCAGAGGAAGCACTAAACACACTGCTCCAATTGCACTTGCTAAGATTTGTAGACAACCACTTCGTGTTGCCACTCATTTCGAAGCTCTGCAACAGCACTGACAAGCTCCgaaatgaacagaaaaaaaaaatgaacgtgATTATCATGTCCCTGCTATCTTTCCTTTCGCCCCATATTGCTTCCATCGAGTCAATCCAAGCAGGGCCGCTTTGCGACGTGAACGTATTTAACCACACGTACTGCAGCAACGATGTTTATGTGGGACACCTGCAGAGGCTGCGGGAGTTCGTGCAGCTCCTACATGACAAACAGATTTttaagaggaagaggaaggagtTGCTCTCTTGGTCAAACTACAAGTGTGTGTAG